A window of Rickettsiales bacterium genomic DNA:
TGAAGTAACTAGCAATCTTGATAGTGCTTCTGAGATGTTGCTGCGTCACCATCTCGTGGCTTTGTCGCGAGATGGTTCCATTCTTGTCGCCACTCACTCGCTGCCTATCTTACGCGCCTGCCACCGTATTTTGGTGATGGATAAAGGACGCATCATTCAAGACGGTCCCGCAGAAGAAGTTTTGGCAACGATCACAGGCAAAGACCCTGAAACACAAACGAAGAAAGGTGACGAATCATGAGCCGATTAGATACCTTACTCGCCACCCAGCGTACCGATAAATGGCGCCTTACGGCCACCATTATTGCATGCCTTATCCTGTTATTTTTACTTTGGGCATTCACTTCAAAATTAGAAGAAGTCGCCGTTGCGACAGGTGAAGTCGTGCCGCAAGAACAGATCCAAACCATTCAACATTTGGAAGGCGGAATTGTTGAAAAGATTTTCGTCACAGAAGGAGACGCTGTCAAAAAAGGCGCCCCTTTAGTTCAACTCAACCTCACCCCCTTCATGGCCAATCGCGAGGAACTACAAATTCAGCAAGAAGCGCTTCAGCTGAAACGGGCGAGACTTGAGGCCGAAGCGGCTGGAAAGCCCACCCTCAATTTTGATACAGCTTATAAAGCCTATCGCGACGAGTTGAAAAAAGCGGAACAGCAAACGTTCAAAAGTCGTCAAAATAAATTACAGAATGAAAACGCGCAACTGCGCGATCAAAGCGCGCAGCGTGAATTAGACCGCCGCCAGTTACAAGCGGAACGCTCTTCTATTGTGAATAACCTAGGGGTATTGCGCGAAAAGTTCCGTATCTCTAAAGATTTACTGAAAGATAAACTCACTTCCAAATTAGAGCATTTACAGCTCTCCGGTGAACTCAAGCAACTGCAAGGTCGCCTGAAGATGATTGATGTGAGTATCCCACGTGCGTCAGCGGCAATGAAAGAAGCAGCCAATAAATTACGCGGCGGGCAACTCAACTTTCAAAATGAAGCACAGCAGGAACTTAACGATGTGGAGCAAGCGATTGCCCGCACGAAGGAAGCCTTTAACCGTGCTGATGATCAGGTAGAACGCACCACCATTAGCAGCCCGATTGACGGGATTGTTAAATCTCTCAAAAACCACACATTGGGCGGCGTGATTCAACCTGGAGCGACCGTTATGGAGATTGTTCCACAAAGCGCTAACTTGATCATTGAAGCAAAGCTCAATCCGAATGATATTGGCTTTGTCAGCAAACATCAGAATGTGTTGGTAAAGGTTAATACATATGATTTTGCACGCTATGGTGGGCTAAAAGGCACCGTGCAATCCATCTCTGCGGACTCCCTACTGGATGAACAAACCGGCCAACCTTACTTCCTCGTCAAAGTACTGACAGATCAGAACTATCTTGGCACCGATGTAAACAGCTTCCCGATTACGGCAGGTATGCAGGTGATGGTCGACATTAAAACCGGCTCAAAATCCGTGATGCAGTATCTGCTCAAGCCCGTTATCATGCTGCAGCATGAGTCCTTCCGCGAACGGTAGAGGCTCTCTTATTTCGCTATGCGAAAACGCGCCAAAGCTACGTTCAGAAATCTACTAATTATTGTCACTCTGATTTTCATTGGCTGGGCATTAGGCGGGTATGATGACTCTGGGACGACTGACTACTCGGGTATCCCTAGCGTGAGTGATGGGGACTCTCTCACCTTTGATGGCTTACAAATTCGTCTCGCTGGTATTGATGCGCCGGAACTTGGACAGCCCTGCAACCGTCGGGGCCAGAACTACGATTGCGGTCGAGAAGCCCAGCGCCAGTTAAGCAAACTTATTGGCGCCCAATTCGTGATATGCGAAACAGAGGAAACCGACCGCTATGGTCGCTCTGTCGCGCAATGTTATGCGAAGGGTATCAACTTAAATAAAGCGATGGTTGAAGCGGGCTGGGCCCTTTCTTACCTTGATTATGACACCCCTTACTTGCGAGAGGAAGCGGCGGCCAAGCAACATAAGCGCGGCTTGTGGGAAGGCACCTTTCAGGAACCGCATGAATACCGCCAAGATAACCGTATTGATCTGAATTTTTAATCAACGCCATCGGCCAATCTAAAAATAGCCAGACATGCTATTGCACTCGGCCATTTTCATTTCTAACTCGCGTGCAGAGTTATGCTGCAGCGCGAATTTTCTTTAGGAAGCTACTGACCTGACCATCTAAGCTATCGGCTTGTTCGGATAGCTCTTTGGAGGCGGTCAAAATTTGCTCAGAAGCGCTTACTGCATCCAAAGAAGCGGCCGTCACTTCGGTTAAATTCTTCGAAATAACATCCGTACCCCGTGACGCTACTTGCATATTTTGGGCAATTTCGCTGGTGGTGGCCGATTGCTCTTCCACCGCTGAGGCGACACTGCCAGATGCTTGCGAGATGCTAGAAATCGAATCTTTGATTGATCCCAGTGACGTTACGATGTTACCTGACGCGCTATTCATTTCATCAATCACACGCGTGATTTCTTCAATCGATTTATCGGTCTGACTGGCAAGATTTTTCACCTCACTCGCAACCACGGCGAAGCCTTTTCCGGCTTCACCTGCGCGCGCAGATTCAATCGTTGCATTGAGTGCCAGTAAGTTAATTTGACCGGAAATATCGGCGATAAGCTGAATCACTTCTTTCACTTCTTGCGTCGCACCCGATAGCGTAGTTGCATGCTTGTCAGCTGTTTCCGTACGCGTCACAGAATCGGACACCATTTGATTCGTGTTATGAATCTGAGTTGAAATCTCACGCACCGAAGCGGAAAGCTGCTCAACAGAAGTCGCCACAGAACCGACATTCTCACTTGTCTGATTCGCCGCATCCGATGCATTGCTCGAGGTTTGCGAAGACTTCGTGATGAAGTCAGCCACGCCTTGCGCCATCTGCGACACTTTGGTGGCAGTAGCAGAAACAGAGTCCACAATGCCCTTCACCTCAGACTCGAATGTGTCTGCCAGATCTTGCATCATTCTCTTTTTATCTTCTTCCGCTGTGATTTTGGCTGTCTCTTGCTCTTGCTCCAGCTTCAGTTTCTCTTGTGCATTTTGACGGAAAACCAATGCCGCATTTGCCAAGTCACCCATTTCATCCTGACGGTCTGTATATTTAATCTCAGTGTTGGTATCACCTTCCGCTAAGCCTTTGAGCGCATCACTAATATCCACTAATGGCGTTGTGATGGGACGAGACATAACAAAACCAAAAATGGCAATGATCACCTGAGTGATGAACGTGGAAATCACGATACTCCACTCCATATCCCTCACCGGAATCATACCTTCTGCTTCGTTTTGCTCGGCCAGCATTGCCCAACGCGTGCCCATATAGTCCAACGGTGCATAAGCGGAGAATACGCTCACGCCACGATAATTTGTGATAATCTGAACACCGGTTTCACCGGCCAGTGCTTTCGCGACACTCTTGCCTTCAATTTGCGTTTTAAGAAGTGTCGATTCTTGCGTAAAACGAGAATCCGTCCGCATTAGGTTATCTTCACCCACCACATAGATTTCGCCAGTTTCACCCATACCGTCATGACTTGCAACAATGCCGTTCAAACGCTCTACTGGCATTCGATAAATCAAGACACCCACTTTCTTGCCATTCTCAACAATAGGAGTGGAAATGAAGCTTGCTGGCGCACCATGGCTGGGCGCATAAGGTTTGAAATCGAAGAAAAACTGTTCACCCGCCGCTGTGCTGGGAGCCGCTGCCGCACGGAAAGCATTTCCTAAATCGCTGTCTTTATACTGGCCGTCATTGACGTTGGTTGCATAGTCCAACTCTTTTAATACCGTGTATAAAAGGTTACCCTGCATATCGAATAAGAAAATATCATAATAGCCCCGCGCACGTAAGACATGACGGAACCATGGGTGATGCTCCGCATGTACTTCGCTATAAAGAGAGCCATCTTGTGCATCGTCCAGATTTTCTTTTGCACCAACGGGGTTCGGGTTTTGATCAATGTAGAGTCGCTGTAATAGCCGTTTTTGTTGACTGCCTAATGTATACCACGCTTCTTCAAATTGCTTCACTGCCGCAATCACTTCATGGTTATCGGCAACCGTTTCGAGATCTTCTTGAATAGAATGCAAATAGTTTTCTAATGTACGCTTCTTAGCATTCACCACCGCGCCCAACTTATCTTCAATGGAAGTCACGACCGTTTTTTCTGAAATAGTGATCGCCAGACCACCCACGACAATACAGCAAACAAGTGACGCGAAGGAAATCAGTAATGGCACCTTCAGTGCGACCTTCATATTTTTCATGTTTACTCTCCCTTAACATGCATTTCGCATAGTGAACTGGTTAACGTCGATGATAGATTCAATAATTTTGTGTCTTAACCGTAGATGTAATATGCACAGATAATGCAAACAAACACCTCATATTAGCGCTTCACGTTAAATTGAAAAACTTTAATAATGCCCATTCACTATAAGCGATAAATCCACGAAAGGCTTACTAAATGTTGAGTTTCGGCTTTATCATTCATTTGCATTTTATCCACTAAAATGCTAAAATAACTGGGTTATCACGCAATCAATAAGGGGTGCTATTATCGTAAACGGAATCTCAACTTCATCTCCTTTTACACTGGGAACCCGCCCCCTTCCCACCCAAACCGATTCCGGCGAATCTCAACTTCAAGCACAAATTTCCAGCAAGGTAAATGCCGCCGCGTCTGACGCGGATGTGAACGTCCAATACCGTTATGAACGTGGCCCAAACGGCGAGTTGATTGTGGCTGCGGCAACCGTCACCATCACCGAAGATCCTCCCCTTGACAGCAACCGAGCCAATGCCGTGGAGGATGTGGTTTCCTTAAGCGCGCAAGCGCAAGATCAGCTCGGCTTAACCGATAGCGAACGTGCTTATGTAAAGCGCTTACAGGCCGCCGATGCCGCCGTTCGTACCCATGAGGGCCTACATTTCAGAGCAGCAAGCGGATTAGGACAATTACCCGAATTTCAAACAGTGACCGGCCCCGACGGCAACCAATATGCAGTCGCAGGCAGCGTGAATGTCTCTAGCACACCGGGAGTGGACTCCGAGCGTGCCTCGCGCGAAGCAGAAACCTTAGGCATTGCCGCCACCGCTCCTGGAGATGCTTCGGCCGCTGACTTTAGTGCGGCGAAGAAATTTGGCAGCAATACTGCCCGCCCCGAAACCCTGCTAAAGCCTAGTCAGACTGAGCCTCCCGGAAGTCTCGTCAACCTTATCGCCTAACACTTAAACATGCCCCTCTAACTTAGCGATAATTAACGCTAAAATTAAGGGTTTCTTTACCCTATTAAGTCAGACTATAGTTTGATAAATTAGGGAGATTCTATCTACATGTCACGTCAAGGTTTTTCACTCTTAGAGCTATCCGTTGTTTTAACCATTATCTCTATTGTTGTCGCAGGTGGGCTTACGCTTGGCACCGCGAAAACACAGCAAATAAAAATCGAAAGCAGCTATGAAGAAATGAAAGAAGTTGCGAATGCGATTTCTGTCTTTGTGGCACAAAATAACCGCCTCCCTTGCCCTGCAAGTGCCGTTGTTTTGCCGGGTACTGCTACCTATGGCCGCGAAGGCACTTGCCCCGGCACCGCGGCGACTGTCGTTTATGGCGATGTGCCTTTTTATGATTTAGGCTTACCCGATGAATATGGCTCGGACGCATGGAACCGCCGCTACCGTTATACGGTGATGGATGATGCAACCACGGCCTTTAGCTCCACTTACGCCGGTTCGGCACTTGTCGTCAATGATAATGGCAGCACCGGAGTTCCAGGCGGCACTGCGATTAGTGGCCAAATCGCCTATCTCTTGGCCAGCGCAGGCAAAACGGGTAAAGGCGCAGCCCCAACCAAATCAATCAGCATTATCGCCAGCACGGTGACGGATAAAGATTACGAAAACTGGGATAATGACGGCACCTTCCGCGACGGCACCTATAATGATGGTGAAGTCACCGCCCAATTTTATGATGATATCCTGATCTGGAAAACCGTGAATAGTATCTATAATGTAAGTGCTGGCGGCAGTGGCAGTGCAGCGGGAGGCGTTCCGTTAAGTATTATTGCAACGAGCGCAAGCAATAACGGTAATTTTGGAAATTATTTAGCGATGGCAACCTTTATTAATGCAAATGGTTGCGCCGCAGCAAGTGGATATAAAGTGTGCACAGTGACCGATGCTGCAAAATATTTTCATGAGAATGCAATCCTAGCTACTGACGGTTGGGTAAGCGGCGATGGCCAGACTCAAGACTGCAACGGATGGACAGCTTCCACTGGAGCTGACGGTGGGATAATCTGGAGATCTTCCGGAACATTTTCCCGTGATACATGCGACAGTTCTCATGTTATTCTTTGCTGCAAATGGGAATAATGAGAGATAAATTATGATAAAACGCAACGCTCATTCTTCTTCACCATTGCACGGTCTATCCGGGCAATCCATAGATTGCATGAACCAGTCGGGTGATGACGCGAAGAGACCGAATAATAACATGAAGAAGAGCGGCTTCTCACTGCTCGAACTTTCGATGGTGCTGGGAATTATTGCCTTAGTGCTCGGCATGAGCCTGACGGTTGGCGATAAGCATGTTGAAAAAGAGAACGTGCGCAATAGCTGGAACGAGCTACAAGTCATTAAAAAATCTTTAGCCCTTTTTGGTGAACGCTATGGCCGCCTGCCCTGTCCGGCGCCTATCGATGCGGCACGCGCAACGGCTACTTATGGCGTATCACCTGCCGCCGCTGATTGTGATGCCACCCCGCCATCAGGCATCACCCATG
This region includes:
- a CDS encoding HlyD family type I secretion periplasmic adaptor subunit, producing the protein MSRLDTLLATQRTDKWRLTATIIACLILLFLLWAFTSKLEEVAVATGEVVPQEQIQTIQHLEGGIVEKIFVTEGDAVKKGAPLVQLNLTPFMANREELQIQQEALQLKRARLEAEAAGKPTLNFDTAYKAYRDELKKAEQQTFKSRQNKLQNENAQLRDQSAQRELDRRQLQAERSSIVNNLGVLREKFRISKDLLKDKLTSKLEHLQLSGELKQLQGRLKMIDVSIPRASAAMKEAANKLRGGQLNFQNEAQQELNDVEQAIARTKEAFNRADDQVERTTISSPIDGIVKSLKNHTLGGVIQPGATVMEIVPQSANLIIEAKLNPNDIGFVSKHQNVLVKVNTYDFARYGGLKGTVQSISADSLLDEQTGQPYFLVKVLTDQNYLGTDVNSFPITAGMQVMVDIKTGSKSVMQYLLKPVIMLQHESFRER
- a CDS encoding thermonuclease family protein, with the translated sequence MRKRAKATFRNLLIIVTLIFIGWALGGYDDSGTTDYSGIPSVSDGDSLTFDGLQIRLAGIDAPELGQPCNRRGQNYDCGREAQRQLSKLIGAQFVICETEETDRYGRSVAQCYAKGINLNKAMVEAGWALSYLDYDTPYLREEAAAKQHKRGLWEGTFQEPHEYRQDNRIDLNF
- a CDS encoding methyl-accepting chemotaxis protein encodes the protein MKNMKVALKVPLLISFASLVCCIVVGGLAITISEKTVVTSIEDKLGAVVNAKKRTLENYLHSIQEDLETVADNHEVIAAVKQFEEAWYTLGSQQKRLLQRLYIDQNPNPVGAKENLDDAQDGSLYSEVHAEHHPWFRHVLRARGYYDIFLFDMQGNLLYTVLKELDYATNVNDGQYKDSDLGNAFRAAAAPSTAAGEQFFFDFKPYAPSHGAPASFISTPIVENGKKVGVLIYRMPVERLNGIVASHDGMGETGEIYVVGEDNLMRTDSRFTQESTLLKTQIEGKSVAKALAGETGVQIITNYRGVSVFSAYAPLDYMGTRWAMLAEQNEAEGMIPVRDMEWSIVISTFITQVIIAIFGFVMSRPITTPLVDISDALKGLAEGDTNTEIKYTDRQDEMGDLANAALVFRQNAQEKLKLEQEQETAKITAEEDKKRMMQDLADTFESEVKGIVDSVSATATKVSQMAQGVADFITKSSQTSSNASDAANQTSENVGSVATSVEQLSASVREISTQIHNTNQMVSDSVTRTETADKHATTLSGATQEVKEVIQLIADISGQINLLALNATIESARAGEAGKGFAVVASEVKNLASQTDKSIEEITRVIDEMNSASGNIVTSLGSIKDSISSISQASGSVASAVEEQSATTSEIAQNMQVASRGTDVISKNLTEVTAASLDAVSASEQILTASKELSEQADSLDGQVSSFLKKIRAAA
- a CDS encoding putative metalloprotease CJM1_0395 family protein, translating into MNVQYRYERGPNGELIVAAATVTITEDPPLDSNRANAVEDVVSLSAQAQDQLGLTDSERAYVKRLQAADAAVRTHEGLHFRAASGLGQLPEFQTVTGPDGNQYAVAGSVNVSSTPGVDSERASREAETLGIAATAPGDASAADFSAAKKFGSNTARPETLLKPSQTEPPGSLVNLIA
- a CDS encoding type II secretion system protein, whose amino-acid sequence is MSRQGFSLLELSVVLTIISIVVAGGLTLGTAKTQQIKIESSYEEMKEVANAISVFVAQNNRLPCPASAVVLPGTATYGREGTCPGTAATVVYGDVPFYDLGLPDEYGSDAWNRRYRYTVMDDATTAFSSTYAGSALVVNDNGSTGVPGGTAISGQIAYLLASAGKTGKGAAPTKSISIIASTVTDKDYENWDNDGTFRDGTYNDGEVTAQFYDDILIWKTVNSIYNVSAGGSGSAAGGVPLSIIATSASNNGNFGNYLAMATFINANGCAAASGYKVCTVTDAAKYFHENAILATDGWVSGDGQTQDCNGWTASTGADGGIIWRSSGTFSRDTCDSSHVILCCKWE